In Antennarius striatus isolate MH-2024 chromosome 8, ASM4005453v1, whole genome shotgun sequence, a single window of DNA contains:
- the hand2 gene encoding heart- and neural crest derivatives-expressed protein 2, which translates to MCARACMTCESVGSCGHECVSMSLVSGFPHHPVMHHHDSHYYSLHAAAAGHCHEDAGAPPYFTSWLINHTDMSPTEYSLAPDYSPEYHGNSGRGSEHHHHYGAGGLVPGAGTISVNGTAVSMHHHTHPRTVKRRPTANRKERRRTQSINSAFADLRECIPNVPADTKLSKIKTLRLATSYISYLMDILDKDGQHGDTQAFKADFKKTEAREERRKREMVEIPKTTSSSLSSSVADKKSKGRTGWPQHVWALELKH; encoded by the exons atgtgtgcgcgcgcgtgcatgACGTGTGAATCCGTGGGTTCGTGCGGGCACGAGTGTGTCAGTATGAGTCTCGTTTCGGGCTTCCCTCACCACCCGGTCATGCACCATCACGACAGCCACTACTACTCCTTACATGCGGCAGCGGCAGGTCATTGTCACGAGGACGCCGGAGCTCCTCCATACTTTACAAGCTGGTTGATAAATCATACAGATATGTCACCTACGGAATATAGCCTCGCTCCCGACTACAGCCCAGAGTACCATGGCAACAGCGGCCGTGGGTCTGAGCACCACCATCACTACGGAGCTGGCGGTTTGGTTCCGGGGGCTGGTACCATCTCGGTGAATGGAACCGCGGTCAGTATGCATCATCATACACATCCTCGGACCGTGAAGAGAAGACCCACGGCTAACCGTAAGGAGAGGCGGCGGACTCAGAGCATTAACTCGGCCTTTGCGGATCTGAGAGAGTGCATCCCCAACGTCCCAGCAGATACAAAGTTGTCTAAGATTAAGACACTTCGCCTGGCAACCAGCTACATCTCATACCTGATGGATATCCTTGACAAGGACGGGCAGCACGGAGACACACAGGCTTTCAAGGCCGATTTTAAAAAGACGGAGGCTCGGGAGGAACGGAGAAAGCGAGAGATG GTGGAGATACCTAAGACAACCTCATCATCCCTATCATCATCAGTAGCTGATAAGAAAAGTAAAGGACGGACAGGATGGCCTCAACATGTCTGGGCCCTGGAACTCAAACATTAG